The window TGCTTTCCCCGGCTTCACTACATGCTGCCGCCCAAAGACCGCCTGATCGGTGCCAGCCTGGACCGTTATATCCGGGATGAACTGTACTGGGTACTCCATGCCCCCCGGCAGACAGGCAAGACCACCTTTCTCCAGTCCTGGATGCACGAAATCAACGCCGGAACCGAGGCCGTGGCCTGTTATGTCAGCCTGGAGCGTTGCCAGGAAATCACGGAAAGAGACCAGGCCATGCCGCTGATAGTGGATGCTGTCCAGAAATCGGCAAAAACCTTTGATCTGCCTGTGCCTGAGTATCCACAGGAGGTCTCGCCGGGCAGTTATGTTTCCGCAGTCCTCAGTCGCTGGGCAGAGTTGACCGCTCCCAAAAAACTGGTCGTCCTCTTTGATGAGGTGGATGTTGTCGCGGGTCCGGCTCTGGTCAGCTTGCTACGTCAGCTGCGGGGTGGTTTTGCTCAACGGGGAATTGGCGAATTCCCCGTCTCAATTGCCCTGGTGGGTATGCGCGACCTGCGGGATTATCTGGTTACCAGCAAGGACGGTCAGGTTCTCAATCCGGGAAGTCCGTTTAACATCAAGCATGATTCTGCTACCTTGGGGAATTTTAGCCGCGATGATATTGCCGCCCTGACCGCTCAGCACAGCAATGCAACCGGGCAGGAATTTACCCCAGAGGCCCTGGAACGGATCTGGGCCTGTTCTTCCGGTCAGCCTTGGTTGGTGAACGCCTTATGCGAACAGGTTGTCTACCGGATCATTCCTGACGAGCAAACAGCTGTACAGCCGGAACATGTTGATCAGGCTCGGGAACAGCTCATTGCCTCACGGGCTACGCATATTGATTCGTTGGGCGAACGGCTTAAAGAAGAACGGGTGCGCCGGGTGATTCAACCCATGATCATCGGGCATGCTGATCCGACTCTGGGGCGTTCCGACCGTGATGTGGAGTTCTGCCTTGATTTAGGTCTGATCGCCTGGGATGGTTCTTTGGTTATAGCCAATGCAATGTACCGGGAAGTGATTGCCCGCTATCTCAGCCAGAATTACCAGGACAATATCCCGGCCCCGGAATTTCACTGGCAGCAGGAGGACGGCAGTCTGGACATGGATGCCTTGATGGAAGAATTCCAGCGGTTCTGGGCCTGGAATTCCGAGATCTGGGAGGAAAAGGCCGATTACACCGAAGCCTTTCCTCATCTGTTACTCATGGCCTTTTTCCAGCGTATTATCAACGGTGGTGGCACTGTGGACCGGGAATATGCCGCAGGTCGAGGACGGATGGATTTGCTGATTCGTTTTGGCGGCAAGAATAACCTGATTGAGATTAAGCTGGTTCATCCCAGGATGGGCAGAGAGGCCACCCGTGATCAGGGGTTGGTCCAGGTTGAACGCTATGCTGATCAAACCGATCCTCATACCTGCCATCTGGTGATTTTTGACCGGCGACCGGACCAACGCGATAAAACCTGGGAGGAACGGCTCTCCCGTGAGACCTGTACAACCGCTTCCGGGCGTTCTGTGGAGGTGATCTGGTGTTGAGTCAACAAAAGATCTTCAGCGTCTCTGAGCTGACCCGCTCCATCAAATCCATGCTGGAGGGCCGTTTCGCCTTTATCAGCGTTGTCGGTGAGATCTCAGGCCTGCGGCAACCGGGCTCCGGCCATATGTATTTCACCCTTAAGGACGATCAGGCCCAGATCAAGGCTGTGCTCTTTAAGATGCAGCAGCGCTATTTGCAACAGCCGCCCAAGGACGGCGACATGGTGGTCTGTCTGGGCAGGGTCTCGGTGTACGAGCCCAGGGGCGATTATCAGCTTATCATTGATACTCTTGATTATCATGGAGAAGGGGCCTTACAGCTTGCCTTTGAGCAGCTGAAAAAACGGCTGGATGCAGATGGGCTTTTTGACCAGGAGCTGAAAAAGCCGATCCCACCTCTGCCTGAACACCTGATCCTGGTGACTTCCCCCTCGGGTGCTGCGGTCCATGATTTCATCCGCATTGCCCAGAAGCGATACCCGCAGGTGCAGATCTCGGTCTATCCGGCAGCCGTGCAGGGAGAGCAGGCAGCAAAAGAGTTGTGTCTGGCTCTGTCGGAGATTAACCTTCAGCAGGCCGCAGGTCGACTGGCAGCAGACGCGA is drawn from Candidatus Electrothrix aestuarii and contains these coding sequences:
- a CDS encoding ATP-binding protein, with the translated sequence MPKYFNTTGPCFPRLHYMLPPKDRLIGASLDRYIRDELYWVLHAPRQTGKTTFLQSWMHEINAGTEAVACYVSLERCQEITERDQAMPLIVDAVQKSAKTFDLPVPEYPQEVSPGSYVSAVLSRWAELTAPKKLVVLFDEVDVVAGPALVSLLRQLRGGFAQRGIGEFPVSIALVGMRDLRDYLVTSKDGQVLNPGSPFNIKHDSATLGNFSRDDIAALTAQHSNATGQEFTPEALERIWACSSGQPWLVNALCEQVVYRIIPDEQTAVQPEHVDQAREQLIASRATHIDSLGERLKEERVRRVIQPMIIGHADPTLGRSDRDVEFCLDLGLIAWDGSLVIANAMYREVIARYLSQNYQDNIPAPEFHWQQEDGSLDMDALMEEFQRFWAWNSEIWEEKADYTEAFPHLLLMAFFQRIINGGGTVDREYAAGRGRMDLLIRFGGKNNLIEIKLVHPRMGREATRDQGLVQVERYADQTDPHTCHLVIFDRRPDQRDKTWEERLSRETCTTASGRSVEVIWC